In a single window of the Nicotiana tomentosiformis chromosome 8, ASM39032v3, whole genome shotgun sequence genome:
- the LOC104093479 gene encoding small ribosomal subunit protein bS6c alpha-like, translated as MASSSSLSSIFPSLTSTFSSSKPSILSLTHPFTKTYKASVPIVKAQTLEFSGSFFEGGFGGGDDEPPATTPWSGISAVEDKEEPQCPPGLRPYETMAVLRPDMSEDERLALTQKYEELLVAGGGMYVEVFNRGVIPLAYSIRKKNKAGETNTYLDGIYLLFTYFTKPESIATLEATMVADDDVIRSSTFKIRKRKY; from the exons atggcgtcttcttcttctttatcatcAATATTCCCATCTCTCACCTCCACATTCTCCTCTTCTAAACCTTCAATTCTCTCACTCACACACCCTTTTACTAAAACTTATAAGGCCTCTGTCCCAATAGTGAAGGCCCAGACTCTAGAATTTTCGGGATCTTTCTTTGAAGGTGGATTCGGAGGAGGAGATGATGAGCCACCAGCAACTACACCTTGGTCTGGGATTTCAGCCGTTGAAGATAAAGAGGAGCCGCAGTGTCCTCCTGGGTTACGCCCTTATGAAACTATGGCGGTTTTGAGACCCGACATGTCTGAAGATGAGAGACTTGCTCTTACCCAGAAATACGAAGAG TTACTGGTTGCTGGTGGTGGTATGTATGTGGAGGTCTTCAACCGAGGCGTTATTCCACTTGCGTACAGCATTAGGAAAAAAAATAAAGCTGGAGAGACAAATACATACTTGGACGGGATCTACCTCTTGTTCACTTATTTTACCAAGCCTGAATCCATTGCAACCCTTGAGGCAACAATGGTGGCTGATGATGATGTTATCCGATCGTCCACTTTCAAGATTAGGAAAAGGAAATACTAG